One Malus domestica chromosome 11, GDT2T_hap1 genomic region harbors:
- the LOC103448357 gene encoding indole-3-acetate O-methyltransferase 1, translated as MAPKGDNVVVSSIKLEKIFSMKGGKGESSYANNSQAQAIHARSMLHLLKETLDSVQLSSPEVPFVAVDLGCSSGSNTIYIIDVIIEHMTKRYEALGCDPPEFSAFFSDLPSNDFNTLFQLIPPMANHGGSMEETLATDNHRSYFAAAVPGSFYRRLFPSRSVDLFHSAFCLHWLSQVPESVLDKRSAAYNKGRVFIHGANESTAIAYKKQFQTDLASFLRSRAKELKKGGSMFLVCLGRTTVDPTDESGPGLLFGTHFQDAWDDLVQEGLITSEKRDSFNIPVYASSLQDFKEVVEADGSFTINKLEIFKGGSPLVVSQPDDAAEVGRALANSCRSVAGVLVDAHIGDHLGNELFSRVEKRGTSQAKELLEKLQFFHIVASLSLA; from the exons ATGGCTCCGAAGGGAGACAACGTCGTAGTTTCTAGTATAAAGCTCGAGAAGATATTTAGCATGAAAGGAGGCAAAGGAGAGTCCAGCTATGCCAACAATTCCCAAGCCCAG GCCATACATGCAAGATCTATGCTTCACCtgctaaaagaaaccctagacAGTGTGCAACTGAGCTCTCCAGAAGTGCCATTTGTGGCTGTGGATCTTGGATGCTCAAGCGGAAGCAACACCATCTACATAATAGATGTGATCATCGAACACATGACCAAGCGCTATGAGGCCTTGGGATGTGACCCTCCTGAGTTCTCTGCATTTTTCTCTGATCTCCCCAGCAATGATTTCAACACGCTGTTCCAGCTCATCCCTCCTATGGCCAACCATGGCGGAAGCATGGAGGAAACGCTTGCCACTGACAACCACCGCTCCTACTTTGCTGCTGCCGTCCCAGGTTCATTTTACCGGCGGCTCTTCCCATCGAGGTCCGTTGACCTTTTTCACTCGGCGTTCTGCTTGCATTGGCTCTCTCAG GTCCCAGAGAGTGTGCTGGACAAGAGATCAGCAGCCTACAACAAAGGAAGGGTGTTTATTCATGGGGCAAATGAGAGCACAGCTATTGCCTACAAGAAGCAGTTCCAGACAGACTTGGCAAGCTTTCTCAGGTCCAGAGCCAAGGAGCTCAAGAAGGGAGGCTCCATGTTTCTTGTTTGCTTGGGTAGGACCACAGTGGACCCCACTGACGAAAGTGGCCCAGGCCTTCTCTTTGGGACCCACTTTCAGGATGCTTGGGATGATCTTGTCCAAGAG GGACTTATCACTAGTGAGAAACGTGACAGTTTCAACATTCCTGTGTATGCATCAAGTTTACAAGACTTCAAGGAAGTAGTGGAAGCCGATGGCTCATTCACCATAAACAAGCTCGAGATTTTTAAAGGAGGAAGTCCCCTTGTTGTGAGCCAACCTGATGATGCCGCTGAAGTCGGTCGAGCCCTTGCCAACAGCTGTAGGAGCGTTGCTGGAGTCCTCGTCGATGCACACATCGGTGACCACCTTGGCAATGAGTTGTTCTCAAGGGTGGAGAAAAGGGGCACAAGCCAAGCCAAAGAGCTACTGGAGAAGTTGCAATTCTTTCACATAGTGGCCTCACTTTCTCTTGCTTAA